In Duganella zoogloeoides, a single genomic region encodes these proteins:
- a CDS encoding HD domain-containing phosphohydrolase: MSFLSSASPKLAPWKVLLVDDEPDIHDITKLTLTRFRLDGRALTFLHAYSGAEAKEVLARETDIALVFLDVVMEKEDSGLEVARWMREDLDNQFTRIVLRTGQPGQAPEERVIVNYDINDYKEKTELDRTKLFTTTFAALRAYRDIMKVEEARLQQLNYREGLERVIAASAHIFQQRNLKDFANGLLQQVVALLRLEHSMLLRLRAATAIGDVNDYEILARIGDEDGTLLSPAVLAQLDVAKSNKISRVEGDTYIGYFPNSSGKASLLILKGVDEISEIDTKLLEVFCSGVAIAFDNILLTQEITDTQAELILRLGDVVESRSHEAGNHVRRMAEVCHLLATAAGLPDDETAVLRHAAPMHDIGKIATPDSVLLKPGKLDPAEWEIMKQHPTIGLSILDGSQRPILKAAAVIAHQHHEKYDGSGYPQGLKGENIHLYARIVAVADVFDALMHKRCYKDAWPVAQVVQHLRDVAGHHLDPHYVDLLVANMDQALAINERFPD, translated from the coding sequence ATGTCTTTTCTGTCCTCTGCATCGCCAAAGTTAGCACCATGGAAAGTCTTGTTGGTCGATGACGAACCCGACATCCACGACATCACCAAGCTGACCCTGACCCGTTTCCGCCTCGACGGCCGCGCGCTGACATTTTTGCATGCGTACAGCGGCGCCGAAGCCAAGGAAGTGCTGGCGCGCGAGACCGATATCGCGCTGGTGTTCCTGGACGTGGTGATGGAAAAAGAGGACAGCGGCCTGGAAGTGGCGCGCTGGATGCGCGAAGACCTGGACAACCAGTTTACCCGCATCGTGCTGCGCACCGGCCAGCCGGGCCAGGCCCCCGAGGAGCGCGTGATCGTCAACTACGACATCAACGACTACAAGGAAAAGACCGAGCTCGATCGGACCAAACTGTTTACCACCACGTTTGCCGCGCTGCGCGCCTACCGCGACATCATGAAGGTGGAAGAAGCGCGCCTGCAGCAGCTGAATTACCGCGAAGGCCTCGAGCGCGTGATCGCCGCCTCGGCCCATATTTTCCAGCAACGCAATCTCAAAGATTTCGCCAACGGCCTGCTGCAGCAGGTGGTGGCCCTGCTGCGGCTCGAGCACAGCATGCTGCTGCGCCTGCGCGCGGCCACCGCCATCGGCGACGTCAACGATTACGAAATCCTGGCCCGGATCGGCGACGAGGACGGCACCCTGCTCAGTCCGGCAGTGCTGGCCCAGCTCGACGTGGCCAAGAGTAACAAGATCTCGCGGGTGGAGGGCGATACCTATATCGGCTACTTCCCCAACAGCAGCGGCAAGGCGTCGCTCTTGATCCTCAAGGGCGTGGACGAAATTTCCGAGATCGACACCAAGCTGCTGGAAGTGTTCTGTTCGGGCGTGGCGATCGCCTTCGACAATATCCTGCTGACCCAGGAAATCACCGACACCCAGGCCGAGCTGATCCTGCGCCTGGGCGACGTGGTGGAATCGCGCTCGCACGAGGCCGGCAACCACGTGCGCCGCATGGCCGAGGTATGCCACCTGCTGGCCACCGCCGCCGGCCTGCCCGACGACGAAACAGCGGTGCTGCGCCACGCCGCGCCGATGCACGACATCGGCAAGATCGCCACGCCGGACTCGGTGCTATTGAAACCGGGCAAGCTCGATCCGGCCGAGTGGGAAATCATGAAGCAGCACCCGACCATCGGCCTGTCGATCCTGGACGGTTCGCAGCGGCCGATCCTCAAAGCGGCCGCCGTGATCGCCCACCAGCACCACGAAAAATACGACGGCAGCGGCTACCCGCAGGGCCTCAAGGGCGAGAACATCCACCTGTACGCGCGCATCGTTGCCGTGGCCGACGTGTTCGACGCACTGATGCACAAGCGCTGCTACAAGGATGCCTGGCCGGTGGCGCAAGTGGTGCAACACCTGCGCGACGTGGCCGGCCATCACCTCGATCCCCATTATGTCGATCTGCTGGTGGCCAACATGGATCAGGCCCTGGCAATTAACGAACGCTTCCCTGACTAG
- a CDS encoding TonB-dependent receptor plug domain-containing protein, producing the protein MSHHALPYRLPALPLRRSVLACALLLAALPAAQAQSAADTEAGVAAIDQVTVVGSRARNRTVFDSAVPIDRFGTREVENALAGGDLGAALQNLSPSINFPRIESSGAADSVRGIQLRGLAPDQVLVLINGKRRHASAVLDTESSFAGIVPVDVNAIPPGAIDHIEILRDGAGAQYGSDAVAGVINIVLKKARTGGSASVSYGANHTDFKPTDDRKTDGQTTIVNADYGVPVGDVGYFRFGLESRDRNPTNRAGASDAGWTSWNSTPADLALDGKVVFKSGDSQQRNHYAFYNMLAPIADGVDAYSFATVNQRKSDGSAYFRYPGDPSNVPALYPNGYRPTTRGDATDVSVVAGLRITQGAWNWDVSARHGGNKFRYDLANSANASLGAASPTSFHLSTFDFDQDAVNADVTRALDLGIGAPGNLALGAEYMRETYTSSPGDPASYSAGTAAAGTVPDAPPGAQAGPGLRPQDTFDGRRSVRSVYLDVESELTARLLLGVAARYSDYSDFGNASTGKLSARYKVADGFLLRGSLSNSFRAPALVQTGFRFSTLNFNSDGTGLQTASLLPASDSLARAFGAQNLKPEKSTNLSLGAAWKPQRNTSVTVDAYRIKLRDRITRTSDLQSDAATAYLASIGRTDIESVAYLANLLDTTTTGLDLVVNHDLPLAGGKLDLNAALNLNKTRIDNVHQSSAALAQIDPELTLLTENNLFRIRHASPKTKLVLSADWQAAQWGWQARATRFGALKDFSYDDDAELIDGVHAQRFGAVWSVDLEAQYKLTTKLTVSAGGNNIFDRYPDRVRQTNNASYGGALPYNFINPIGLNGAYFYGRVRYTF; encoded by the coding sequence ATGTCCCACCACGCCCTCCCCTATCGCCTGCCTGCACTGCCGCTGCGCCGCAGCGTGCTGGCCTGCGCCCTGCTGCTGGCCGCGCTGCCTGCCGCGCAGGCACAATCCGCCGCCGACACGGAAGCCGGCGTTGCCGCCATCGACCAGGTCACCGTGGTCGGTTCGCGCGCGCGCAACCGCACCGTGTTCGATTCCGCCGTGCCGATCGACCGTTTCGGTACGCGCGAGGTCGAAAATGCGCTGGCTGGCGGCGACCTCGGCGCCGCCCTGCAAAACCTGTCGCCGTCGATTAACTTCCCGCGCATCGAATCGAGCGGCGCGGCCGACTCGGTACGCGGCATCCAGCTGCGCGGCCTGGCGCCCGACCAGGTGCTGGTGCTCATCAACGGCAAGCGCCGCCACGCCAGCGCCGTGCTCGACACGGAAAGCAGCTTTGCCGGCATCGTGCCGGTCGATGTCAATGCGATCCCGCCGGGCGCGATCGACCACATCGAAATCCTGCGCGACGGCGCTGGCGCCCAGTACGGCAGCGACGCCGTCGCCGGCGTGATCAACATCGTGCTGAAAAAGGCGCGCACCGGCGGCTCGGCCTCGGTCAGCTACGGCGCCAACCACACCGACTTCAAACCGACCGACGACCGCAAGACCGACGGCCAGACCACCATCGTCAACGCCGACTACGGCGTGCCGGTGGGCGACGTGGGCTACTTCCGCTTCGGCCTGGAAAGCCGCGACCGCAATCCGACCAACCGCGCCGGCGCCAGCGATGCCGGCTGGACCTCGTGGAATTCCACGCCAGCCGACCTGGCGCTCGACGGCAAGGTCGTGTTCAAGTCCGGCGACTCGCAGCAGCGCAACCACTACGCGTTCTACAACATGCTGGCGCCGATTGCCGACGGCGTCGATGCGTACTCGTTCGCCACCGTCAACCAGCGCAAGTCGGACGGCAGCGCCTACTTCCGCTACCCGGGCGATCCGTCCAACGTGCCGGCGCTGTACCCGAACGGCTACCGCCCCACCACCCGGGGCGATGCCACCGATGTCAGCGTGGTGGCCGGCCTGCGCATCACCCAGGGCGCCTGGAACTGGGACGTCAGCGCTCGCCACGGCGGCAACAAGTTCCGCTACGATCTTGCCAATTCGGCCAACGCGTCGCTGGGCGCGGCCAGCCCGACCAGCTTCCACCTGTCCACGTTCGACTTCGACCAGGATGCCGTCAACGCCGATGTCACGCGCGCGCTCGATCTCGGCATCGGCGCGCCGGGCAACCTGGCGCTGGGCGCTGAATACATGCGCGAGACCTATACCAGTTCGCCCGGTGATCCTGCTTCCTATTCAGCTGGAACTGCGGCGGCCGGCACGGTCCCCGATGCGCCGCCGGGCGCGCAGGCGGGCCCCGGACTGCGGCCGCAGGATACCTTCGATGGCCGCCGCTCGGTACGCTCGGTGTATCTCGATGTCGAGAGCGAGCTGACGGCGCGCCTGCTGCTGGGCGTGGCAGCGCGCTATTCCGACTACAGCGACTTTGGCAACGCCAGCACCGGCAAGCTGTCGGCGCGCTACAAGGTGGCCGACGGTTTCCTGTTGCGCGGTTCGCTGTCGAACAGCTTCCGCGCGCCGGCGCTGGTGCAGACCGGCTTCCGCTTCTCCACGCTGAACTTCAACAGCGACGGCACCGGCCTGCAGACGGCGTCGCTGCTGCCGGCGTCCGACAGCCTGGCCCGCGCGTTCGGCGCACAGAACCTGAAACCCGAAAAATCGACCAACCTGTCGCTGGGCGCCGCCTGGAAACCGCAGCGCAATACCAGCGTCACGGTGGACGCCTACCGCATCAAGCTGCGCGACCGCATCACCCGCACCAGCGACCTGCAAAGCGATGCCGCCACCGCCTACCTGGCGTCCATCGGCCGCACCGACATCGAGTCGGTGGCTTACCTGGCCAACCTGCTCGACACCACCACCACTGGCCTCGACCTGGTGGTCAACCACGACCTGCCGCTCGCTGGCGGCAAGCTGGACCTGAACGCCGCGCTCAACCTGAACAAGACGCGCATCGACAACGTCCATCAGAGCTCGGCCGCGCTGGCGCAAATCGATCCCGAGCTGACGCTGCTCACCGAGAACAACCTGTTCCGCATCCGCCATGCCTCGCCCAAGACCAAGCTGGTGCTGAGCGCCGACTGGCAGGCGGCGCAATGGGGCTGGCAGGCCCGCGCCACCCGCTTCGGCGCGCTGAAAGATTTTTCGTATGACGACGACGCCGAATTGATCGACGGCGTGCACGCCCAGCGCTTTGGCGCCGTGTGGTCCGTGGACCTCGAAGCGCAATACAAGCTGACCACGAAACTGACCGTCTCGGCCGGCGGCAACAACATCTTCGACCGCTACCCGGACCGCGTGCGTCAGACCAATAACGCCAGCTACGGCGGCGCGCTGCCGTACAATTTCATCAATCCGATCGGGCTGAACGGCGCATATTTTTATGGCCGCGTACGCTACACCTTCTAG
- a CDS encoding SAM hydrolase/SAM-dependent halogenase family protein: MKPSKLLISLCLAAALAGPALAAETPANKHALVLMTDFGTSDGAVSAMRGVAFGVDPNLSVSDLTHNIPDYDIWLGAYRLYQTANYWPTGSVFVNVIDPGVGTQRKSVVLKTREGRYFVGPDNGLFTLIAERDGVAELREIDEKVNRLAGSSESYTFHGRDVYAYVGARLASGAITFEQVGPVLPSESVVKIPYQKAVRNGDVIKGIIPVLDVKYGNVWTNIPKSLFDELNIGLHDKVQVRILHKGKLINKVVAPFEHTFGGVEKGKPLVYLNSLLDVAVAISQGNYAAKHKIDSGVDWEVEITKVTK; encoded by the coding sequence ATGAAACCGTCCAAACTGTTGATCTCCCTGTGCCTGGCGGCGGCGCTGGCCGGCCCGGCCCTGGCGGCGGAAACGCCCGCAAACAAGCATGCGCTGGTGCTGATGACCGACTTCGGCACGTCCGACGGCGCCGTCTCGGCCATGCGCGGCGTGGCGTTCGGCGTCGATCCGAACCTGTCGGTCTCGGACCTGACCCACAATATTCCCGACTACGACATCTGGCTCGGCGCCTACCGCCTGTACCAGACCGCCAACTACTGGCCGACCGGCAGCGTGTTCGTCAACGTGATCGATCCGGGCGTGGGCACGCAGCGCAAATCGGTGGTGCTCAAGACCCGCGAGGGCCGTTATTTCGTCGGCCCCGACAACGGCCTGTTCACCCTGATCGCCGAGCGCGACGGCGTGGCCGAATTGCGCGAGATCGATGAAAAGGTCAACCGCCTGGCGGGATCAAGCGAGTCGTACACCTTCCATGGCCGCGATGTGTATGCCTACGTGGGCGCGCGCCTGGCCTCGGGCGCGATCACCTTCGAGCAGGTGGGCCCGGTGCTGCCGAGCGAATCGGTGGTCAAGATTCCGTACCAGAAGGCAGTTCGCAATGGCGACGTGATCAAGGGCATCATCCCGGTGCTGGACGTCAAGTACGGCAACGTCTGGACCAATATTCCGAAATCGCTGTTCGACGAGCTGAACATCGGCCTGCACGACAAGGTGCAGGTGCGCATCCTGCACAAGGGCAAGCTGATCAACAAGGTGGTGGCGCCGTTCGAGCACACGTTTGGCGGCGTGGAAAAGGGCAAGCCGCTGGTTTATCTGAACAGCTTGCTGGACGTGGCGGTGGCGATCAGCCAGGGCAATTATGCGGCCAAGCACAAGATCGACTCGGGCGTCGATTGGGAAGTGGAAATCACCAAGGTAACGAAATAA
- a CDS encoding PhoX family protein translates to MTESPDLSRRRIVQLFAGMPLLPLAGGATAALLTACGGGNDSAAPATKLMSVTFTGMAAPSLADPAKMATTTVASGMNATYSDGKTQAYSLAYQTFFITGALVPNGSGGTTLSGGYYDINNRPIMDTSGTTPRQFFSDCPDGTSLLKLDAPTVAGVKGNTVFAVVQFEYATSNLAGSSMYGMLPSPIAVLTLDQDKTTGALTLVKYHNVDTSPANGLWITCGASRSPWNTHLSSEEYEPDATTIATDTQFAGFSRSLYGDATRANPYHYGHMPEITVNPDGTGSCKKHYCMGRISHELVQVMPDERTALMGDDATNGGLFMFVADKARDLSSGTLYVAKWQQTSVDNGGSATLQWIKLGKATSAEIKALADTLKAADIMDVRTADPSDASFTKIAFNGRSNWIKIKPGMEKAAAFLETHRYAGFAGGSMGFTKMEGTTVNARDKIAYSAIAAIGSAMTNGSGGISIKGPSAGAVYALNMKGAQKDSSGAAIDSEWVPVDMAAVPGLLSEDLATPDALGNTANAEKVANPDNIKFSEKLRTLFVGEDSGTHVNNFLWAYNVDTKVLTRLLSTPSGAESTGLHAVDDMNGFAYIMSNFQHAGDWSSSLHGKVRTTLDPLIRANYRDRYGAAVGYLTGFPLLG, encoded by the coding sequence ATGACCGAGTCGCCCGATCTGTCCCGCCGTCGCATTGTCCAACTGTTTGCCGGCATGCCGCTGCTGCCGCTGGCCGGCGGCGCCACCGCCGCGCTGCTGACCGCCTGTGGTGGCGGCAACGACAGCGCCGCGCCTGCTACCAAGCTGATGTCCGTCACCTTCACCGGCATGGCTGCGCCGTCCCTGGCCGATCCCGCCAAGATGGCCACCACCACCGTCGCCTCCGGCATGAACGCCACCTATTCGGACGGCAAGACCCAGGCCTATTCGCTCGCTTACCAGACCTTCTTCATCACCGGCGCCCTGGTGCCCAACGGCAGCGGCGGCACCACGCTCTCCGGTGGCTACTACGACATCAACAACCGTCCGATCATGGACACCAGCGGAACCACGCCGCGCCAGTTCTTCTCCGACTGCCCGGACGGCACCTCGCTGCTCAAGCTCGACGCGCCCACCGTGGCCGGCGTCAAGGGCAATACCGTGTTCGCGGTGGTGCAGTTCGAATACGCCACCAGCAATCTGGCCGGCAGCTCGATGTACGGCATGCTGCCGTCGCCGATCGCCGTGCTCACGCTGGACCAGGACAAGACCACCGGCGCGCTGACCCTGGTGAAGTACCACAACGTCGATACCAGCCCGGCCAACGGCCTGTGGATCACCTGCGGCGCCAGCCGCTCGCCGTGGAACACCCACCTGTCGAGCGAAGAGTACGAGCCGGACGCGACCACCATCGCCACCGACACCCAGTTCGCCGGTTTTTCGCGCAGCCTGTACGGCGACGCCACCCGCGCCAATCCTTACCACTACGGCCACATGCCGGAAATCACGGTCAACCCGGACGGCACCGGCAGCTGCAAGAAGCACTACTGCATGGGCCGCATCTCGCACGAGCTGGTGCAGGTAATGCCCGACGAGCGCACCGCGCTGATGGGCGACGACGCCACCAACGGCGGCCTGTTCATGTTCGTGGCCGACAAGGCGCGCGATCTGTCGAGCGGCACCCTGTACGTGGCCAAGTGGCAGCAGACGTCGGTGGACAACGGCGGCTCGGCCACGCTGCAATGGATCAAACTGGGCAAGGCCACCAGCGCTGAAATCAAGGCCCTGGCCGACACCCTGAAAGCGGCCGACATCATGGACGTGCGCACCGCCGATCCAAGCGACGCCTCGTTCACCAAGATCGCCTTCAACGGCCGCAGCAACTGGATCAAGATCAAGCCGGGCATGGAAAAGGCCGCCGCCTTCCTGGAAACCCACCGCTACGCCGGCTTCGCCGGCGGCAGCATGGGCTTTACCAAGATGGAAGGCACGACCGTCAATGCCAGGGACAAGATCGCCTACTCGGCCATCGCGGCCATCGGTTCGGCCATGACCAACGGCTCGGGCGGCATCTCGATCAAGGGCCCGAGCGCCGGCGCGGTCTACGCGCTGAACATGAAGGGCGCGCAGAAAGACAGCAGCGGCGCGGCCATCGACAGCGAATGGGTGCCGGTGGACATGGCTGCCGTGCCAGGCCTGCTGAGCGAAGACCTGGCCACGCCGGATGCGCTGGGCAACACCGCCAACGCCGAGAAAGTCGCCAACCCGGACAACATCAAATTCTCGGAAAAACTGCGCACCTTGTTCGTCGGTGAGGACAGCGGCACCCACGTGAATAACTTCCTGTGGGCGTATAACGTCGATACCAAGGTGCTCACGCGCCTGCTGTCCACGCCATCGGGCGCCGAATCGACCGGCCTGCACGCGGTCGACGACATGAATGGCTTCGCGTACATCATGAGTAACTTCCAACATGCTGGTGACTGGTCGAGCTCGCTGCACGGCAAAGTGCGCACCACGCTCGATCCGCTGATCCGCGCCAATTACCGCGACCGCTATGGCGCGGCAGTCGGCTATCTGACCGGTTTCCCTCTGCTCGGCTGA
- a CDS encoding thioesterase family protein produces the protein MARLKLDFPDDQYYFSTQLTVRHTDINAANHLGNDSMVSMISEARAQFLAEFGVQEMDSSGAGIIVTDLATAYRAEAHARDHLLFEVGVMDFNRYGGDITFRVTRPRDSTLVAMAKYGFVFFNYRTGEVAPMPATFAAKFPRVNRIG, from the coding sequence ATGGCCCGCCTCAAACTCGATTTTCCGGACGACCAGTACTATTTTTCGACGCAGCTCACCGTGCGCCACACCGACATCAATGCCGCCAATCACCTGGGCAACGATTCGATGGTGTCGATGATTTCGGAAGCGCGCGCGCAATTCCTGGCGGAATTCGGCGTGCAGGAAATGGATAGCAGCGGCGCCGGCATCATCGTCACCGACCTGGCAACGGCGTACCGCGCGGAAGCGCATGCACGCGACCATTTGCTGTTCGAGGTGGGGGTCATGGACTTCAACCGCTATGGCGGCGACATCACGTTCCGCGTCACGCGCCCGCGCGACTCGACCCTGGTGGCCATGGCCAAGTACGGCTTCGTGTTCTTCAATTACCGCACCGGCGAAGTCGCACCGATGCCGGCCACGTTTGCTGCCAAGTTCCCGCGCGTTAACCGGATTGGCTAG
- a CDS encoding DUF3016 domain-containing protein produces MRPMIKSSLAALVLLAATTGAAWAQVSVSYDKPDEFIDVPRSPIDRERMLKDFTQYFSTFDKKLPAGQQLKIEVLDIDLAGRLWPRRSGGDDIRVMNGGADWPHMKLRYTLEENGAVLRSGESDLSNMMYQQRATRLSDSDPMRYEKQMIDDWFEKTITSKVAAN; encoded by the coding sequence ATGCGCCCGATGATCAAATCTTCCCTGGCGGCCCTGGTATTGCTGGCCGCAACCACCGGCGCGGCCTGGGCCCAGGTCAGCGTCAGCTATGACAAACCCGACGAGTTCATTGATGTGCCGCGCAGCCCGATTGACCGCGAGCGCATGCTCAAGGATTTCACCCAGTATTTTTCGACCTTCGACAAGAAGCTGCCGGCCGGCCAGCAGCTCAAGATCGAGGTGCTCGATATCGACCTGGCGGGGCGGCTGTGGCCGCGCCGGTCCGGTGGCGACGATATCCGCGTCATGAATGGCGGCGCCGACTGGCCGCACATGAAGCTGCGCTATACGCTGGAAGAAAACGGCGCGGTACTGCGCAGCGGCGAGAGCGACCTGTCGAACATGATGTACCAGCAGCGCGCCACGCGGCTGTCCGACAGCGATCCAATGCGTTATGAAAAGCAGATGATCGATGACTGGTTCGAGAAGACCATTACCTCCAAAGTCGCCGCCAACTAG